In the Methylomonas rhizoryzae genome, one interval contains:
- a CDS encoding class 1 fructose-bisphosphatase produces the protein MNQTTQNTDPVTLTQFIIEQQRGLPDASGTFTLLLNNIGTACKQISHRVNRGALIGVLGSAGSENVQGEVQKKLDIITHDIMVKALDWGGHLGGMASEEIDDPIKIPKQYPKGKYLVLFDPLDGSSNIDINLTVGTIFSVLRCREGIDPEPEDFLRKGTEQVCAGFVLYGPSTMLVLTTGNGVNGFTLDQDIGEFMLTHRNMRIPEETSEFAINMSNHRFWEPPVRRYIDECLAGEQGVRGKNFNMRWVASLVADVYRILNRGGVFLYPYDLRDPNRPGKLRLMYEANPVAFIIEQAGGVCSTGKDRVLDVKPHDIHQRVPLIFGSKTEVERIVDYYQQASETN, from the coding sequence ATGAACCAGACGACTCAAAATACCGACCCGGTAACACTAACTCAATTCATTATCGAGCAACAACGCGGCTTGCCTGACGCCTCCGGTACCTTTACCTTGTTGTTGAACAATATCGGTACAGCCTGCAAACAAATTTCCCATCGCGTCAATCGCGGTGCGTTAATCGGCGTATTGGGTAGTGCCGGCTCGGAAAACGTACAAGGAGAAGTTCAGAAAAAACTGGACATCATCACCCACGACATCATGGTCAAGGCTTTGGATTGGGGTGGCCATTTGGGCGGCATGGCATCCGAGGAAATAGACGACCCGATTAAAATCCCTAAGCAATACCCGAAAGGTAAGTATTTGGTGCTGTTCGATCCCTTGGACGGCTCTTCCAATATCGATATCAATTTGACGGTAGGCACCATTTTCTCGGTATTGCGTTGCCGGGAAGGGATAGATCCCGAACCGGAAGATTTTTTGCGCAAAGGTACCGAGCAAGTCTGCGCGGGTTTTGTTTTGTACGGGCCGTCGACGATGTTAGTGCTAACTACCGGCAACGGTGTCAACGGCTTTACCTTGGATCAGGATATCGGCGAATTCATGCTGACTCACCGCAATATGCGCATTCCGGAAGAAACCAGCGAATTTGCGATCAACATGTCCAACCATCGCTTTTGGGAGCCGCCGGTACGGCGTTACATCGACGAATGTTTAGCCGGCGAGCAAGGCGTACGCGGCAAAAATTTCAATATGCGTTGGGTAGCGTCCTTGGTGGCCGACGTGTACCGGATTTTGAATCGCGGCGGCGTGTTTTTATATCCCTACGATTTGCGCGACCCTAACCGGCCGGGCAAATTGCGCTTGATGTATGAGGCTAATCCGGTTGCATTTATTATCGAGCAAGCGGGTGGTGTGTGCAGTACCGGAAAAGACCGGGTGTTGGATGTCAAACCTCACGACATACACCAGCGGGTTCCGCTGATTTTCGGCTCCAAAACCGAAGTGGAGCGCATCGTCGATTATTATCAACAAGCATCAGAAACGAATTAA
- a CDS encoding helix-turn-helix domain-containing protein, with translation MSTNQVICGNCSLDNICLPRGLTQAEIDNISKVVKAKKTLQRGDFIYREGDSFKGILAVKSGSAKLIANDSHGNEHILNILLPGELLGFDGLSTQRHGCAAVALETMTFCVLPADSLDQLFQKLPGLTRELFRHSGEKMEEDKNLLVLSKRPAEERLAYFLLSLSERLKRRGFSSSEFKLSLTRQEIGNHLGLALETVSRLLKKFQDEGLIVVQNRFIQITDQALLKNLLQPFD, from the coding sequence GTGAGCACAAATCAAGTTATTTGCGGTAATTGCAGCCTGGACAATATCTGCCTTCCCAGAGGATTAACCCAAGCTGAAATCGATAACATCAGCAAGGTAGTAAAAGCTAAAAAAACCTTGCAACGCGGCGATTTTATTTATCGCGAGGGCGATAGTTTCAAAGGGATTTTGGCGGTGAAATCCGGTAGCGCAAAATTAATCGCCAACGATAGTCACGGTAACGAACACATCTTGAATATTTTGTTGCCGGGCGAATTATTAGGGTTCGACGGTTTATCCACGCAGCGGCACGGCTGCGCGGCAGTAGCGTTGGAAACCATGACGTTTTGCGTGTTGCCGGCCGATAGTCTGGACCAGTTGTTTCAAAAATTGCCCGGTCTGACCCGCGAATTGTTTCGTCATTCCGGGGAAAAGATGGAAGAAGATAAAAACTTGTTGGTTTTAAGCAAACGGCCGGCCGAGGAGCGTTTAGCCTATTTCTTGCTGAGTTTATCCGAGCGCTTGAAACGGCGCGGATTTTCGTCGTCGGAATTCAAACTGTCGCTAACCCGGCAAGAAATCGGCAACCATTTGGGGTTGGCGCTGGAGACTGTCAGCCGCTTATTGAAAAAATTTCAAGACGAGGGACTGATTGTGGTGCAAAACCGTTTTATTCAAATTACCGATCAAGCCTTGTTGAAAAACTTGCTACAACCTTTCGATTAG
- a CDS encoding bifunctional 4-hydroxy-2-oxoglutarate aldolase/2-dehydro-3-deoxy-phosphogluconate aldolase, whose amino-acid sequence MSVTISEVMNTSPVMPVMVINHIEHAVPLAQALVAGGLKVLEITLRTPIALECIRRIKAEVPGAIVGAGTIINTQTLEQAIAAGSQFIVSPGITPSLLDAALNCGVPVLPGVNTASEVMCLLEKGITAMKFFPAEAAGGIPMLKSIGGPLPQVTFCPTGGVNPKNAPQYLALDNVACVGGSWMAPAELVDTANWAEISRRAAEAAALKVS is encoded by the coding sequence ATGTCAGTCACGATAAGCGAAGTCATGAATACATCGCCGGTGATGCCGGTCATGGTCATTAATCACATAGAACACGCGGTACCTTTGGCGCAAGCACTGGTAGCCGGAGGCCTAAAAGTCTTGGAAATTACCTTGCGCACCCCCATTGCGCTGGAATGTATCCGCCGCATTAAAGCGGAAGTGCCTGGCGCTATAGTCGGTGCCGGCACCATCATCAACACCCAGACCTTGGAACAAGCTATAGCGGCCGGATCGCAATTTATCGTCAGTCCGGGTATTACGCCTAGCCTGCTGGATGCCGCGTTGAACTGCGGCGTACCGGTTTTACCCGGCGTCAACACTGCCAGCGAAGTCATGTGTTTATTGGAAAAAGGCATCACCGCGATGAAGTTTTTCCCGGCCGAAGCCGCCGGCGGCATTCCTATGCTGAAATCCATCGGCGGCCCGTTACCGCAAGTCACCTTCTGCCCTACCGGCGGGGTGAATCCAAAGAATGCGCCGCAGTATCTGGCGCTGGACAACGTCGCTTGCGTCGGCGGCTCTTGGATGGCGCCGGCGGAGTTAGTCGATACCGCAAACTGGGCGGAAATCAGCCGCCGCGCCGCCGAAGCCGCGGCACTTAAAGTCTCCTAA
- the edd gene encoding phosphogluconate dehydratase, whose product MHPILEQVTQEIVNRSRDGRQAYLARVDSAISAGPQRNQLPCANLAHAFAVCSAAEKDELSHSPKANVGIISAYNDMLSAHEPYKDYPALIKAAVREAGGVAQFAGGVPAMCDGVTQGMPGMELSLFSRDVIALATAIGLSHNMFDAALYLGVCDKIVPGLLIGALSFGHLPAVFVPAGPMPSGLSNKEKSRARQKYAEGKIGEKELLESEAQSYHSPGTCTFYGTANSNQMMVEIMGLHLPGSSFVNPNTALRDELTKAAAKQVLKFTAASADFRPIAHVIDEKAIVNAIVGLLATGGSTNHTIHLIAIARAAGIIINWDDFDALSKIIPLLTKIYPNGPADVNQFQTAGGMSLLIRELLAHELLHGDILTIGDQKGLAQYSQVPTLDNGRLAWQEGPAQTLDAEIIASVAKPFANSGGLHVMHGNLGRGVSKISAVAEKHQVVTAPAMVFDDQLDVVAAFKRGELEKDVIVVLRFQGPRANGMPELHKLTPVLGVLQDRGFHVALLTDGRMSGASGKVPSAIHMWPECIDGGPLAKVRNGDLIVLNTQTGEVNVQVDPQEFAARVPAANSATGHHFGMGRELFGAMRAHASTAETGATNLFFVD is encoded by the coding sequence ATGCACCCGATACTAGAACAAGTCACTCAAGAAATCGTTAACCGCAGCCGAGATGGCAGACAAGCCTATTTGGCTCGCGTGGATTCGGCGATATCGGCCGGGCCGCAACGCAACCAATTGCCGTGCGCCAACCTAGCTCATGCCTTTGCGGTGTGTTCGGCGGCTGAAAAAGACGAACTGTCGCATAGCCCCAAGGCTAACGTTGGCATCATATCCGCTTACAACGACATGCTGTCCGCTCATGAACCTTATAAAGATTATCCGGCACTCATCAAAGCGGCTGTGCGCGAGGCTGGCGGGGTAGCGCAATTCGCCGGCGGAGTTCCGGCAATGTGCGACGGGGTTACTCAAGGGATGCCCGGCATGGAGCTGTCGCTGTTCAGCCGGGATGTCATTGCGTTAGCTACCGCTATAGGCCTTAGCCACAACATGTTCGACGCCGCGTTGTATCTGGGGGTGTGCGACAAAATCGTACCCGGACTATTGATCGGTGCATTGAGCTTCGGGCATTTACCCGCGGTTTTCGTACCCGCCGGTCCTATGCCTAGCGGCTTGTCCAACAAAGAAAAATCGCGTGCCCGGCAAAAATATGCCGAAGGTAAAATCGGCGAAAAAGAATTACTGGAATCGGAGGCTCAGTCTTACCACAGTCCCGGTACTTGCACCTTTTACGGCACGGCCAACAGTAACCAAATGATGGTCGAGATCATGGGCTTACACCTGCCCGGAAGCTCGTTCGTCAATCCCAACACTGCTTTACGAGACGAACTGACCAAAGCCGCCGCCAAACAAGTATTGAAATTCACCGCCGCCAGCGCAGATTTCCGGCCTATCGCTCACGTGATCGATGAAAAAGCCATCGTCAACGCGATTGTCGGACTACTGGCAACCGGCGGTTCCACCAATCACACTATCCATTTGATCGCCATCGCCAGAGCGGCCGGTATCATCATCAATTGGGACGATTTCGACGCCTTGTCTAAGATCATTCCGTTGTTAACCAAAATTTATCCCAACGGTCCTGCCGACGTGAACCAGTTTCAAACGGCGGGCGGCATGAGTCTGTTGATCCGCGAATTGTTGGCACACGAGCTGTTACACGGCGACATCTTGACGATAGGCGACCAAAAAGGCTTGGCCCAATATAGCCAAGTACCGACACTGGACAACGGTCGACTAGCCTGGCAGGAAGGACCTGCGCAAACCTTAGATGCGGAAATCATCGCCAGCGTAGCCAAACCCTTCGCCAATAGCGGCGGTTTACACGTGATGCACGGCAATTTAGGCCGCGGCGTCTCCAAAATCTCTGCGGTTGCCGAGAAACATCAAGTCGTAACCGCACCGGCAATGGTATTCGACGACCAATTGGATGTAGTAGCGGCGTTTAAACGCGGCGAGTTGGAAAAAGACGTCATCGTCGTATTGCGTTTTCAAGGTCCGCGCGCCAACGGCATGCCGGAACTGCACAAACTCACCCCGGTGCTGGGCGTGCTGCAAGACCGCGGTTTTCACGTCGCCTTATTAACGGATGGACGAATGTCCGGTGCATCCGGTAAAGTACCGTCTGCGATTCATATGTGGCCGGAATGTATCGACGGCGGCCCGCTGGCTAAAGTACGCAACGGGGATCTCATCGTATTAAACACTCAAACCGGGGAAGTCAACGTTCAAGTGGACCCGCAAGAATTCGCGGCGCGGGTACCGGCAGCCAATAGCGCGACCGGCCATCATTTTGGAATGGGCAGAGAATTATTCGGCGCAATGCGCGCCCATGCTTCGACAGCGGAAACGGGCGCAACCAATTTGTTCTTCGTAGATTAA
- a CDS encoding OpgC family protein, with amino-acid sequence MKSDERPVSPRNLQLDFFRGLALLVIFINHMPGNPWFDFTPSRLGPSDAAETFVFLSGFAAAIAYGRSFRNAGLAIGSVRVLFRCAQIYAAHIALFILMVTLLLSMRHLNLIGENWQLDNLQYFFDDTANAVLALTSLRYVPNFIDILPMYFVILLWLPVVWCLSTFHTALPLAFSLALYLSAGYHGWELIADPVSHRAWYFNPFCWQLVFFTGFALSSGWLPVPSANRRLISLCLIYVVFCFPLENPLGYDNLPWFAQLRENWAALLSKSQLGFLRYLHFLAMTYLVNSFMQRHQHWLHSRIADKIVILGQQSLPMFMFGTCLAFVGGMLLDNIEVNLLNSAWINVAGLGIMLLFAQALHWLDQKPWKKLPEQSAAPIRPIHYWPSQALLAGALLLLTLSPLMVIQQSSEPDLTMAELPLEDKVIVPPDEQALDTEEVAYQPPEQPIALPDSL; translated from the coding sequence ATGAAATCTGACGAACGCCCCGTATCGCCGCGCAACTTACAGTTGGATTTCTTTCGCGGTCTGGCCTTGCTGGTAATCTTCATCAACCATATGCCCGGCAACCCCTGGTTTGATTTTACCCCGTCTCGCTTGGGGCCAAGCGATGCGGCGGAGACCTTTGTATTTTTATCGGGATTTGCCGCCGCAATCGCTTACGGCCGTTCTTTCCGTAATGCCGGCCTGGCGATAGGCTCGGTGCGCGTATTGTTTCGTTGTGCACAAATTTATGCCGCGCATATCGCTTTGTTCATACTGATGGTCACCTTATTACTGAGCATGCGCCATCTCAACCTGATCGGCGAAAACTGGCAACTGGATAATTTGCAATATTTTTTCGATGATACCGCAAACGCCGTACTAGCCTTAACCAGCCTGCGCTATGTACCAAATTTCATCGACATTCTTCCGATGTATTTCGTCATATTGCTTTGGTTGCCGGTTGTCTGGTGCTTATCCACGTTTCATACCGCGCTACCGCTTGCGTTTTCCCTGGCTTTATACCTAAGCGCCGGCTATCATGGCTGGGAGTTGATTGCCGACCCCGTGTCTCATCGTGCTTGGTACTTCAATCCATTTTGCTGGCAACTGGTTTTTTTTACCGGTTTTGCGCTTAGCAGCGGTTGGCTGCCGGTTCCAAGCGCTAATCGCCGCTTGATAAGCCTGTGCCTCATCTACGTTGTCTTTTGTTTTCCACTGGAAAATCCGTTAGGCTACGACAACTTACCCTGGTTCGCACAATTACGCGAAAATTGGGCCGCTTTGTTGAGTAAAAGCCAGCTCGGTTTTTTACGTTACTTGCACTTTTTAGCCATGACTTATTTGGTTAACAGTTTTATGCAGCGTCATCAACATTGGCTACACAGCAGGATAGCCGATAAAATCGTAATACTCGGCCAACAGTCCCTACCGATGTTTATGTTCGGAACCTGCTTGGCCTTTGTCGGCGGCATGCTGTTGGATAACATCGAAGTTAACTTATTAAATAGCGCATGGATCAATGTCGCCGGCCTTGGCATCATGTTATTGTTCGCTCAGGCGCTGCATTGGCTGGATCAAAAACCCTGGAAAAAGCTACCCGAGCAATCCGCCGCCCCTATCCGGCCGATTCATTATTGGCCTTCGCAAGCACTACTGGCCGGCGCGTTATTGTTACTTACGCTCAGTCCTTTGATGGTCATACAACAGTCTTCAGAGCCTGATTTAACCATGGCCGAGCTTCCTTTGGAGGATAAAGTCATTGTGCCTCCCGACGAGCAAGCCTTGGATACCGAAGAGGTAGCCTATCAACCCCCAGAACAACCCATCGCCCTGCCGGACAGTCTATAG
- the pgl gene encoding 6-phosphogluconolactonase gives MIMVKEFFFEQKQHLITALAAECQDVLHEALSKHGAATLLVSGGTTPAPLYEALSKTDLNWKKIKIALVDERWVDSDHSASNEALIKRNLLINNAKSATFTGMKNSAPTAVKGQAETEANYQKLPQPFSLAIVGMGIDGHTASLFPAAKGLEGALKADGEQLTAAINAMQSDVTGPNTERISLTLTALMKTERIVVLFTGEDKLAVFNMAQKPGPIADMPIRAILHQEQVPVELYWAP, from the coding sequence ATGATCATGGTCAAAGAATTCTTTTTCGAACAAAAACAACACTTAATCACGGCGCTGGCTGCGGAATGTCAGGACGTTTTGCACGAAGCGTTAAGCAAACACGGTGCGGCAACCTTGTTAGTATCCGGCGGGACCACTCCGGCACCTTTGTATGAGGCTTTATCCAAAACCGATTTGAATTGGAAAAAAATTAAGATTGCCCTAGTCGACGAACGTTGGGTCGATAGCGATCATAGCGCCAGTAACGAAGCGCTGATCAAGCGCAATTTATTAATAAACAACGCCAAATCGGCCACCTTCACAGGCATGAAAAATTCGGCGCCCACTGCGGTCAAAGGCCAAGCGGAAACGGAAGCGAATTACCAAAAACTGCCGCAACCGTTTAGCCTGGCCATCGTAGGCATGGGGATCGATGGTCATACAGCTTCGCTATTTCCCGCTGCCAAAGGCTTGGAAGGCGCATTGAAAGCGGATGGCGAGCAATTGACTGCCGCTATCAACGCCATGCAAAGCGACGTAACAGGGCCTAATACCGAACGCATTTCATTGACGTTAACTGCCTTGATGAAAACCGAACGCATCGTCGTGTTATTCACCGGCGAAGACAAATTGGCGGTCTTCAACATGGCGCAAAAACCGGGACCGATAGCGGACATGCCCATACGCGCCATTTTGCACCAAGAACAAGTGCCGGTAGAACTTTATTGGGCGCCATAA
- the zwf gene encoding glucose-6-phosphate dehydrogenase, which yields MTIKDSFKPCDLVIYGALGDLSKRKLLISLYRLEKHNLLEADTRIIGVDRLEECSAGFIVIARNSLEAFLNNEIDDAIWERFSKRLSYLKIDLTKHDEYGQLHDVVAPDQRVMVNYFAVSPLLFKSICQGLQHCGVLTRESRMVMEKPIGHDLKSSQEINDVVADVFHEDQVYRIDHYLGKETVLNLLALRFANSLFYTCWNHNTIDHIQITVAEDIGIEGRWDYFDKTGQLRDMLQNHLLQILTFVAMEPPADLSAESIHMEKIKVLKALRPITSRNIEEKTVRGQYTGGFIQGKQVPGYLEEEGANTQSVTESFVAIRVDIDNWRWAGVPFYMRTGKRMPNKRTEIVVNFKHLPHNIFRDSFRSLPANKLVIHLQPNEGVDVTMLNKVPGIDGNIKLQQTKLDLSFSETFKKNRIFGGYEKLILEALRGNPTLFLSREEIEQAWTWVDSIQDAWENTHASPKPYPAGSWGPLASVALLARDGRAWEE from the coding sequence ATGACGATAAAAGATTCTTTCAAGCCCTGCGATCTGGTGATCTACGGTGCTTTAGGCGATTTATCCAAACGTAAACTTCTCATTTCCCTGTATCGCCTCGAAAAACACAATCTACTGGAAGCAGATACCCGCATCATAGGGGTAGACCGTTTGGAAGAGTGCAGTGCCGGTTTTATCGTCATCGCGCGCAACAGCTTGGAAGCTTTCCTGAATAACGAAATCGACGACGCGATCTGGGAGCGATTCTCAAAACGATTGTCCTATCTGAAAATCGATTTAACTAAACACGACGAATATGGGCAATTGCATGACGTCGTCGCCCCGGACCAGCGCGTCATGGTCAACTACTTTGCCGTATCGCCGCTGTTGTTCAAAAGCATCTGCCAAGGACTGCAACATTGCGGGGTGTTAACCCGCGAATCGCGTATGGTCATGGAAAAACCGATAGGCCACGACCTAAAATCGTCTCAAGAAATTAACGACGTGGTAGCGGACGTATTCCATGAAGATCAAGTCTATCGAATCGACCACTATCTGGGGAAAGAAACGGTTCTTAACTTACTGGCTTTACGCTTTGCCAATTCGCTGTTCTACACCTGTTGGAACCATAACACGATAGACCATATTCAAATTACCGTCGCTGAGGACATCGGCATTGAGGGCCGCTGGGATTATTTCGATAAAACCGGACAATTGCGCGACATGCTGCAAAACCATTTGTTACAGATTCTGACCTTTGTTGCAATGGAGCCACCCGCCGACCTTTCGGCTGAAAGCATACACATGGAAAAAATCAAGGTGTTAAAAGCGTTACGGCCCATTACCTCCCGAAACATCGAAGAAAAAACGGTACGGGGTCAATACACCGGGGGCTTTATTCAAGGCAAGCAAGTACCGGGCTATCTGGAAGAAGAAGGTGCAAACACGCAAAGCGTAACCGAAAGCTTCGTGGCAATTCGCGTCGATATAGACAACTGGCGCTGGGCCGGCGTACCGTTTTACATGCGTACCGGCAAGCGCATGCCCAATAAACGTACGGAAATCGTCGTAAATTTTAAACACCTACCGCACAACATATTCAGAGACAGCTTTCGCAGTTTGCCGGCTAACAAATTGGTCATTCATTTACAGCCGAATGAAGGCGTCGATGTAACGATGTTGAACAAAGTCCCGGGAATCGATGGCAACATCAAATTACAACAAACCAAACTGGATTTGAGCTTCTCGGAAACGTTCAAAAAGAATCGAATTTTCGGAGGTTACGAAAAATTAATTCTGGAGGCCCTGCGCGGCAATCCCACCTTGTTTTTGAGTCGCGAGGAAATAGAACAGGCTTGGACCTGGGTGGATTCTATTCAAGACGCCTGGGAAAACACGCATGCCTCGCCCAAGCCCTATCCGGCCGGAAGTTGGGGGCCGTTGGCATCGGTTGCATTACTGGCGCGAGACGGACGCGCCTGGGAAGAATAA
- the amrA gene encoding AmmeMemoRadiSam system protein A: MAPMWLNDDEQQFLLKLARASIEHGIETGRPLSVDPAALPARLSEKMASFVTLERLGQLRGCIGMLEAVRPLAIDVAENAFAAAFLDSRFPPITPTEMQNVDLHISVLSAAVPIAAESENALLQQLRPGEDGVILTEGRRRATYLPVVWHQLPAPKDFIEQLKTKAGLPKHYWSDSIRFFRYSTQTF; the protein is encoded by the coding sequence ATGGCGCCTATGTGGTTGAATGACGACGAACAACAATTCCTGTTGAAACTCGCCCGCGCATCTATTGAACACGGCATCGAAACCGGTAGGCCTTTAAGCGTTGACCCGGCCGCCCTTCCCGCTCGCTTATCGGAGAAAATGGCCAGTTTCGTCACCCTGGAGCGGCTCGGTCAGTTGCGCGGTTGCATAGGAATGTTGGAAGCCGTTCGGCCCTTGGCTATCGATGTCGCGGAAAACGCATTCGCGGCCGCATTTCTCGATTCGCGCTTCCCTCCCATTACGCCGACGGAAATGCAGAATGTGGATTTACATATATCGGTGTTAAGCGCAGCCGTGCCGATTGCCGCCGAATCGGAAAATGCTTTACTACAGCAATTACGTCCCGGCGAAGACGGCGTCATACTCACGGAAGGTCGCCGCCGCGCAACTTATTTACCGGTCGTCTGGCATCAGTTGCCGGCTCCGAAAGACTTTATAGAGCAGCTCAAAACCAAAGCGGGACTACCCAAACACTATTGGTCGGATTCAATACGATTTTTCCGATATAGCACGCAAACGTTCTAA
- the amrB gene encoding AmmeMemoRadiSam system protein B: MMRNPAVAGSFYPADPSVLQDMLNKFLTGDAEPAPPKAIIVPHAGYIYSGPIAASAYVRLRKARDRIRRVVLLGPSHRVAFGGLALSHADSFATPLGAVPVDRVAVEKMSELSFVSYLEQAHSAEHSLEVHLPFLQASLSDFALIPLIAGDATPEQVAQALALLWGGSETLIVISSDLSHYLDYNSAQAKDRRTSQLIESLNYRRLTPDAACGCVPVSGLLRLLEQKSLSIKAIDVRNSGDTAGDKHRVVGYGAYVVE, encoded by the coding sequence ATGATGAGAAATCCCGCAGTAGCCGGTAGCTTTTATCCGGCCGATCCCAGCGTATTGCAAGATATGCTCAATAAATTCTTAACCGGCGATGCAGAGCCGGCTCCGCCAAAGGCCATTATCGTCCCTCATGCCGGCTATATCTACTCCGGACCGATAGCGGCCAGTGCTTATGTGCGCTTACGCAAAGCCCGCGACCGCATTCGGCGGGTCGTATTACTGGGACCGTCGCATAGAGTAGCATTCGGAGGATTGGCCTTAAGCCATGCCGATAGCTTCGCTACACCGTTGGGCGCGGTTCCGGTCGACAGGGTTGCTGTCGAAAAAATGAGTGAACTGTCGTTTGTAAGCTACTTGGAACAAGCGCATAGCGCGGAACACAGTTTAGAAGTACACCTGCCTTTCTTACAGGCCAGCTTAAGCGACTTCGCGTTGATCCCGTTAATTGCCGGCGATGCCACCCCTGAGCAAGTAGCACAAGCATTGGCTCTGCTATGGGGCGGCAGCGAAACCTTGATAGTGATCAGCTCGGATTTAAGCCACTACCTCGATTACAACAGCGCGCAAGCCAAAGACCGCCGGACCAGTCAATTGATAGAAAGTTTGAATTATCGCCGGTTAACTCCCGACGCGGCCTGCGGCTGCGTGCCGGTATCCGGCTTACTTAGACTGCTTGAGCAAAAATCGTTGTCGATAAAAGCAATAGACGTCAGAAATTCCGGCGATACCGCCGGAGACAAACATCGGGTAGTAGGTTATGGCGCCTATGTGGTTGAATGA
- the amrS gene encoding AmmeMemoRadiSam system radical SAM enzyme: MATLIDSGVAVTRYWHSLDDGRVQCDLCPRYCKLHDGQRGLCFVRQNLDKQIVMTSYGRSSGFAIDPIEKKPLNHFLPGTPVLSFGTAGCNLACKFCQNWDISKSREMDTLTGSAAPERIAQAAKTHHCRSVAFTYNDPVVFHEYAIDTAQACRELGIKSVAVSAGYVCSEPRIEFYRYMDAANIDLKAFSEEFYQKVTGGHLQPVLETLLYLKRETQVWFELTTLLIPGLNDSVSELETMSQWVVEQLGPDVPMHFTAFHPDWKMLDKPATPAATLLMARDIAIKNGIRYAYVGNVHNKAADSTYCAQCKRMLIGRNWYQLSEWNLDEHGACRFCGSICAGVFEAAPGAWGSKRLAIPIN; encoded by the coding sequence ATGGCTACATTAATTGATTCCGGAGTGGCGGTTACTCGATATTGGCACAGCTTGGACGACGGCCGGGTGCAATGTGATTTGTGTCCGCGCTATTGCAAGCTACACGATGGACAAAGAGGACTCTGTTTTGTAAGACAAAACCTCGACAAGCAAATCGTGATGACCAGTTACGGCCGCTCCAGCGGTTTTGCGATTGATCCCATAGAAAAAAAGCCGCTCAATCATTTCTTGCCGGGTACGCCGGTTCTATCGTTCGGAACAGCGGGCTGCAATTTGGCTTGTAAATTTTGTCAAAACTGGGACATTTCCAAGTCCAGGGAGATGGATACGCTAACCGGTTCGGCAGCGCCGGAGCGAATCGCTCAAGCCGCTAAAACCCATCATTGCCGTAGCGTGGCTTTTACTTATAATGATCCGGTGGTATTTCACGAGTACGCGATCGATACTGCTCAAGCTTGCCGGGAACTTGGGATAAAGTCGGTCGCGGTCAGCGCGGGTTATGTTTGCAGCGAGCCGCGTATTGAGTTCTATCGGTATATGGATGCGGCCAATATCGATCTGAAAGCGTTTAGCGAGGAGTTTTACCAAAAGGTTACCGGTGGCCATTTGCAGCCTGTGCTGGAAACCTTGCTTTATTTGAAACGGGAAACCCAGGTTTGGTTTGAGTTGACGACGTTGCTGATCCCGGGACTTAACGACTCTGTATCCGAGTTGGAAACGATGTCTCAATGGGTGGTAGAGCAATTAGGGCCGGATGTACCCATGCATTTCACCGCCTTTCATCCGGATTGGAAGATGCTGGATAAACCGGCTACTCCGGCTGCCACGCTATTGATGGCGCGAGACATAGCCATAAAGAACGGGATTCGATACGCCTATGTGGGTAATGTCCATAATAAGGCGGCCGATAGCACGTATTGTGCGCAATGTAAGCGAATGCTGATAGGCAGAAACTGGTATCAGCTGTCGGAATGGAATTTGGACGAGCACGGCGCTTGTCGCTTTTGCGGCAGTATTTGTGCGGGGGTTTTTGAGGCGGCTCCCGGCGCTTGGGGCAGCAAAAGACTGGCTATTCCAATCAATTAA